The proteins below are encoded in one region of Bacillus alveayuensis:
- a CDS encoding hypothetical protein (product_source=Hypo-rule applied; pfam=PF06691; superfamily=51306; transmembrane_helix_parts=Inside_1_29,TMhelix_30_52,Outside_53_157,TMhelix_158_189,Inside_190_201,TMhelix_202_219,Outside_220_228,TMhelix_229_246,Inside_247_256) has translation MNMVLQLIQSLYSPKIIAMTRFQKIGKTILYAFLLSFLAFLPNAVYISQGIISGFKGLDETMEKELPDFSIKNGKLISEVDQPIEVKKGDYIVVLDNQGILTKKDLEKRRNAIGLLTDQFVVVTNGQAQTFEYTMFENTLMKKDLIQIIQQLTKLMPIILSVFLFLLYLSSSFVKFIEISFLALMAILLKNRFGKKLNFKQLWTVSAYSITLATVFFMIMDIFKSTVPFEFYINWCVHLIILYLTLKEIPSPKKQG, from the coding sequence ATGAATATGGTTTTGCAGCTCATTCAGTCTTTATATTCACCAAAAATCATTGCAATGACAAGGTTTCAAAAGATCGGAAAAACGATTTTGTATGCTTTCCTGCTTTCATTCCTTGCCTTTTTACCAAATGCCGTTTATATTTCACAAGGAATAATTAGTGGATTTAAAGGTTTGGATGAAACAATGGAAAAAGAACTACCTGATTTCTCTATAAAAAATGGAAAGCTTATATCGGAAGTTGATCAGCCAATTGAAGTGAAAAAAGGTGATTATATTGTAGTTTTGGATAACCAAGGGATTTTAACAAAAAAAGATTTAGAAAAAAGAAGAAACGCAATTGGATTGTTGACCGATCAATTTGTTGTCGTAACAAATGGACAAGCCCAAACATTTGAATATACGATGTTTGAAAACACATTAATGAAAAAAGATCTCATTCAGATTATACAACAATTAACAAAATTAATGCCCATTATTCTATCTGTTTTCCTTTTCTTATTGTATTTGTCCTCATCCTTTGTCAAGTTCATAGAAATTTCATTTTTAGCACTTATGGCGATCTTATTGAAAAATCGATTTGGAAAAAAACTAAATTTCAAACAGCTTTGGACAGTTTCAGCTTATTCCATAACCCTTGCAACCGTATTTTTTATGATTATGGATATATTCAAGTCAACAGTCCCATTTGAATTTTATATAAATTGGTGTGTACATCTAATTATCCTTTATTTAACATTAAAAGAAATACCTAGTCCGAAAAAACAAGGTTAA